The following are encoded in a window of Thermoanaerobacter ethanolicus JW 200 genomic DNA:
- a CDS encoding PTS sugar transporter subunit IIA — protein MLINKNLVTLNLEAKNKEEAIIKLAELAQKEGKITSVEEYARSVLDREKAYTTGVGNGIAIPHGKSKAVKEAMIVFGKTTDGIEWDSLDGKPVNLIFLLGVPEENVDNVHLKILSQLSRKLMNDSFIEMLKKAVTVEEILNALSDIQVS, from the coding sequence ATGCTGATAAATAAAAATCTTGTTACACTAAATCTTGAGGCAAAAAACAAAGAAGAGGCAATTATAAAATTGGCGGAATTAGCGCAAAAAGAAGGGAAAATAACTTCTGTAGAGGAGTATGCGAGAAGTGTGCTTGATAGAGAAAAAGCATATACAACGGGGGTGGGGAATGGAATCGCGATACCACATGGAAAATCAAAAGCTGTAAAGGAGGCGATGATAGTATTTGGTAAAACAACTGATGGAATAGAATGGGATTCATTAGATGGCAAACCTGTCAATTTAATTTTTCTCTTAGGGGTGCCTGAAGAAAATGTGGATAATGTTCATCTTAAGATATTGTCACAGTTATCACGAAAATTAATGAATGATAGTTTTATTGAAATGCTAAAAAAAGCAGTAACTGTCGAGGAAATTTTAAATGCTTTAAGTGATATCCAAGTAAGTTAA
- a CDS encoding BglG family transcription antiterminator: MDRILEIINMLLNSEQPLTVDYIANTLKVSNKTIRNDLKKAEEFVQQKGVKIIKKPRVGIVLEGPRNKKLELADEIKKSLDFEEPFSPEARKNYILKRLFMSKGSVTTKELAEELYVSRVTIHKDLQSVEKWLNKFNLKLLKKPNYGIEVVGDEENWRNAVASLIVSTKEQKELKEFLYNDYTGRIDYRTLMQLRELFDIDYKQLEKIVSNAESKLKFRFSDEAFISLVIHVAISIERLKHKKDVKLSKAVLNNLKQKDEYVIAQQMAKEIEAKFNVVLPESEIGYIVLHIIGTKMQQNKIEDVNLELEDEESIELAVIMSKEIINIAERALSLDLSNDKQLLNGLILHLRPTINRLKYGLTLRNPLLNDIKENYPEIYGVAWMTSVVFEKYLGKKVAEEEIGYIALHLGAAVERAKKPLKALVVCTTGIGTAQLLAARLEKSFKQIEIKDIVSSVSLHESILNDIDIVISTVPIEINKPFINISPLLTQNDIKRLDEFIQALNKRSNLIDTQLLDVDGIYLKKEDLLSKVCMELHKKGYVKEEYIQDVITREKIASTAIGNGIAIPHGLPEHVNKSVFTVVRLKNPIAWDEEKVDMLFMISLTQSDIAKSRYIFRKLYNKLESPEFVENIKKAKNREEIIKLLEVIYDADK; the protein is encoded by the coding sequence ATGGATAGGATACTTGAGATTATAAATATGCTTTTAAATAGCGAACAGCCACTTACGGTTGATTATATCGCAAATACACTGAAAGTATCGAATAAAACAATAAGGAATGATTTAAAAAAAGCTGAAGAATTTGTACAACAAAAAGGCGTAAAAATTATCAAAAAACCAAGAGTAGGTATTGTACTAGAGGGGCCTAGAAATAAAAAGCTTGAGCTTGCTGATGAGATTAAAAAGAGTTTAGACTTTGAAGAACCTTTTTCGCCTGAAGCAAGAAAAAACTACATTTTAAAGCGATTGTTTATGAGTAAAGGAAGTGTAACTACAAAAGAACTAGCGGAGGAACTTTATGTAAGTAGGGTTACAATACACAAAGACTTACAAAGTGTTGAAAAATGGCTTAACAAATTTAATCTAAAACTTCTAAAAAAACCTAACTATGGCATTGAAGTGGTAGGCGATGAAGAGAATTGGCGAAATGCAGTGGCAAGCTTAATTGTTTCAACTAAAGAACAAAAAGAATTAAAAGAATTTTTATATAATGATTACACTGGTAGGATAGATTATAGAACATTAATGCAATTAAGGGAACTTTTTGATATTGATTACAAGCAACTTGAAAAAATAGTTAGTAATGCTGAATCAAAACTCAAATTTAGATTTTCGGATGAGGCTTTTATAAGTTTGGTTATACATGTAGCTATTTCTATCGAAAGACTAAAGCATAAAAAAGATGTTAAATTATCAAAGGCGGTCTTAAATAATCTAAAGCAAAAAGATGAATATGTAATAGCTCAACAGATGGCGAAAGAGATAGAAGCGAAATTTAATGTAGTTCTTCCTGAATCAGAAATAGGATATATTGTATTGCATATCATTGGTACTAAAATGCAGCAAAATAAAATTGAAGATGTGAATTTAGAGTTGGAAGATGAAGAAAGTATTGAGCTAGCGGTTATTATGTCAAAAGAAATTATAAATATTGCTGAAAGGGCATTATCTCTTGATTTAAGCAATGATAAGCAATTGTTAAATGGTTTGATACTACATTTAAGACCAACTATAAATAGGCTCAAGTATGGTTTAACACTAAGAAATCCACTATTAAACGATATTAAAGAGAATTATCCTGAAATATATGGGGTTGCATGGATGACAAGTGTTGTGTTTGAGAAGTATTTAGGTAAAAAAGTTGCAGAAGAGGAAATAGGTTATATTGCACTACATTTAGGTGCTGCAGTTGAACGAGCTAAAAAACCACTTAAAGCCCTGGTTGTTTGTACAACTGGCATTGGAACAGCACAACTTCTTGCGGCAAGGCTTGAGAAATCTTTTAAACAGATAGAAATAAAAGACATAGTTTCTTCTGTTTCGCTACATGAGAGCATCTTAAATGACATAGATATAGTTATCTCTACTGTACCTATTGAGATAAATAAACCTTTTATAAATATAAGTCCTTTATTAACTCAAAATGATATAAAGCGGCTTGATGAATTTATACAGGCTCTAAATAAAAGATCTAATTTAATCGATACGCAGTTACTTGATGTTGACGGTATTTACCTAAAAAAAGAAGATTTATTAAGTAAGGTATGTATGGAGTTGCATAAAAAAGGATATGTAAAGGAGGAATATATTCAAGATGTTATAACCAGAGAAAAAATAGCTTCTACTGCTATAGGAAATGGTATTGCAATTCCACATGGTTTACCAGAACATGTTAATAAATCAGTATTTACAGTGGTAAGACTAAAAAATCCTATAGCTTGGGATGAAGAAAAGGTAGATATGTTATTTATGATATCTTTAACTCAAAGTGATATAGCAAAATCCAGGTATATATTTAGAAAATTATATAATAAACTTGAATCACCGGAATTTGTAGAAAATATAAAAAAAGCAAAAAACAGAGAAGAAATTATAAAGTTATTGGAGGTAATTTACGATGCTGATAAATAA
- a CDS encoding sensor domain-containing diguanylate cyclase, giving the protein MGKYRELVFNITLITIGSILFVWALYRCGIGIDWRVFLILLAFAIILDNLGIMYTDIKLSLSPTIGITTFLIFGTVGAATLMVSSVMFDTIVVRKKIKNGLLNGGMFSIAYLVAGWFYEFIGGKIGIVSFSQVKYILSYVIISFLLNNFILYYALKVQGKILFKEYWNESVLLELGTYIVMIPVSLLLAYIYFKHSLLFFVLSLTPLIFIAYAFRMIRDLIKANKRLNAIYEMVKMINSKLELEQILDTIIEVISQVVSVSAAAIYLTDSNGVAALVKSIGNREGEEGFKENYFKDEGIIGKCISSNKTIAIKDLKQDKRFLKEQFLNNYGSVVVAPLRFSGSVVGCLMVLHVETNVFDEDSVKIIEIIVDQASVAITNAKRYYEVTKKSITDPLTKTYNRRYFNDALMENIMRADETSEPVSLIMFDLDNFKLINDTYGHLVGDEVLKEVAKRIKNNVRSDDIVARFGGEEFAVILPKLTAEQAYMIAERIRNEVSSRPIRTDKGDIYVTITGGVADYPEKADSAEKLISHADRALYAGGKSKGRNKIAIYEV; this is encoded by the coding sequence ATGGGGAAGTACAGGGAACTGGTTTTTAATATAACCTTAATTACAATAGGAAGTATATTATTTGTGTGGGCACTTTACCGCTGTGGTATTGGAATTGATTGGAGAGTCTTTTTGATTTTATTAGCTTTCGCAATAATTTTGGATAATCTTGGCATAATGTATACAGATATAAAATTATCTTTAAGCCCTACAATAGGAATAACTACTTTTTTGATTTTTGGCACGGTTGGAGCGGCTACTCTCATGGTATCCTCTGTTATGTTTGATACTATTGTAGTAAGAAAAAAGATAAAAAATGGGCTTTTAAATGGAGGAATGTTTTCTATTGCATATTTAGTGGCAGGATGGTTTTATGAATTCATAGGTGGAAAAATTGGCATAGTTTCTTTTTCGCAAGTTAAATATATTTTAAGTTACGTCATAATAAGTTTCCTTTTGAATAATTTTATACTGTACTATGCTTTAAAAGTACAGGGGAAGATTTTGTTTAAAGAGTATTGGAATGAGAGTGTATTATTAGAGTTGGGTACTTATATAGTTATGATTCCTGTTTCATTACTTCTTGCATATATTTATTTTAAACATAGCCTTCTGTTTTTTGTGTTATCTTTAACTCCACTTATATTCATAGCATATGCTTTTAGGATGATTAGAGATTTGATTAAGGCAAATAAAAGGCTTAACGCCATATATGAGATGGTTAAAATGATAAATTCGAAGTTAGAGTTGGAGCAAATATTAGATACTATTATAGAAGTTATTTCTCAAGTTGTTTCAGTATCTGCAGCAGCAATATATTTGACAGATTCTAATGGGGTAGCTGCTTTAGTAAAATCGATAGGTAATAGAGAGGGAGAGGAAGGCTTTAAAGAAAATTACTTCAAAGATGAGGGAATAATAGGAAAGTGCATATCTTCTAACAAAACAATAGCAATTAAGGATTTAAAGCAGGATAAAAGATTTTTAAAAGAACAATTTTTAAATAACTATGGCAGTGTAGTAGTAGCTCCTTTAAGGTTTTCGGGATCTGTCGTTGGATGTCTTATGGTGTTGCATGTAGAGACAAATGTGTTTGATGAGGATTCTGTTAAAATCATAGAGATAATCGTAGATCAAGCTTCTGTTGCGATAACCAATGCTAAACGATATTATGAAGTCACCAAAAAATCTATTACTGATCCTTTAACAAAGACTTATAATAGAAGATATTTTAATGATGCATTAATGGAAAATATTATGAGGGCAGATGAGACTAGTGAGCCTGTGAGCCTTATAATGTTTGATTTGGATAATTTTAAACTGATAAATGATACTTATGGCCATTTAGTTGGAGATGAAGTACTTAAGGAAGTGGCAAAACGGATAAAAAACAATGTGAGAAGTGATGATATTGTAGCGCGATTTGGTGGAGAAGAATTTGCAGTGATTTTGCCGAAACTTACTGCAGAACAAGCCTATATGATTGCAGAGAGGATAAGAAATGAAGTATCATCAAGGCCAATTAGGACAGATAAAGGAGATATATATGTAACCATAACGGGTGGAGTAGCAGATTATCCGGAAAAGGCTGATTCTGCAGAAAAACTTATAAGCCATGCAGATAGAGCTTTATATGCAGGTGGCAAAAGTAAAGGAAGAAACAAAATTGCCATATATGAAGTGTGA
- a CDS encoding vitamin B12-dependent ribonucleotide reductase, with the protein MKITENARKVLERRYLAKDENGKPIETVEEMFERVAKTIAEVDLIYDKNADVEAVKKRFYDMMVALDFLPNSPTLMNAGRPLGQLSACFVLPVGDSMEEIFDAVKYAAIIHKSGGGTGFSFSRLRPKGATVRSTGGVASGPVSFMKVFNAATEAVKQGGTRRGANMGILRVDHPDILEFIQCKKDNNEITNFNISVAITEEFMKAVEEDREYDLIDPHTGKVVNRLRAREVFDLIVEMAWRNGEPGIVFLDRINEKNPTPEVGEIESTNPCGEQPLLPYESCNLGSINLENMLKKVEGRYAIDYDKLRETVYDAVHFLDNVIDANKYPLPQIEEMTKGTRKIGLGVMGFANMLLRLGIPYDSEEAVELGEELMGFIDETSKEASIKLAEQRGTFGFYDKSIYKKMGIKIRNATTTTIAPTGTISIIAGTSSGIEPVFAIAMTRNVMDNTELVEVNPVFKEVAIERGFYSEELMREIARRGSLKDIKGIPEDVKRVFVIAHDIDPEWHVKMQAAFQKHVDNAVSKTVNFRNEATVEDVRRTYLLAYELGCKGVTIYRDGSRESQVLNLGIKEKKEETKPKEEQTKNEPLRPRPRPPVTRGITEKVRIGCGNLYITVNYDDQGICEVFTNLGRAGGCPSQSEATSRLISIALRSGIDAKTIVEQLKGIRCHSTLRQMATNKEIKVLSCPDAIGKVIEKVMKIRVEEEQQFAPIDVPIYENNHNGDEDDPKEEVALSEADLLDEEKFCPECGSPIEHEGGCVVCKNCGYSKCG; encoded by the coding sequence GTGAAAATTACTGAGAATGCGAGGAAGGTTCTGGAGAGAAGGTATTTAGCTAAAGATGAAAATGGCAAGCCTATTGAGACGGTTGAGGAAATGTTTGAAAGGGTTGCAAAGACTATCGCTGAAGTGGATTTAATCTATGACAAAAATGCTGATGTAGAAGCAGTAAAGAAGAGATTTTATGATATGATGGTAGCTCTGGACTTTTTACCTAATTCTCCTACGTTAATGAATGCCGGTAGGCCATTAGGTCAGCTTTCTGCCTGTTTTGTTCTTCCTGTGGGAGATTCTATGGAAGAGATTTTCGACGCGGTAAAGTACGCGGCAATTATTCACAAAAGTGGTGGGGGTACGGGATTTAGCTTTTCTCGCTTACGACCCAAGGGAGCTACAGTCAGATCCACTGGAGGCGTTGCATCAGGACCTGTTAGTTTTATGAAAGTTTTTAATGCAGCGACAGAAGCGGTGAAACAAGGTGGTACTCGTAGAGGAGCAAATATGGGCATTCTGCGTGTTGACCACCCTGATATATTGGAGTTTATACAGTGTAAAAAAGATAACAATGAAATAACAAATTTTAATATAAGCGTGGCTATTACAGAAGAATTTATGAAGGCTGTTGAGGAAGATAGGGAATACGATCTAATAGATCCTCATACGGGTAAGGTTGTAAATAGATTAAGAGCAAGAGAAGTCTTTGACCTGATTGTAGAAATGGCTTGGAGAAATGGGGAACCGGGTATTGTATTTTTAGACAGAATAAATGAGAAAAATCCTACCCCTGAAGTTGGAGAGATTGAGTCTACCAATCCCTGTGGTGAACAGCCACTTTTACCATATGAATCTTGTAACTTAGGTTCAATTAATCTTGAAAATATGTTAAAAAAGGTAGAAGGTAGATACGCAATAGATTATGACAAACTTAGAGAAACGGTCTATGATGCAGTACATTTTTTGGATAATGTAATAGATGCCAATAAATATCCTCTTCCACAAATTGAGGAGATGACAAAAGGGACAAGAAAAATAGGTCTTGGCGTAATGGGATTTGCTAACATGCTTTTGAGATTAGGCATTCCCTATGATTCTGAAGAGGCTGTAGAGTTAGGCGAAGAATTGATGGGGTTTATTGATGAAACTTCCAAAGAAGCATCGATTAAATTAGCAGAACAAAGAGGTACCTTTGGTTTCTATGATAAGAGTATTTACAAAAAAATGGGTATAAAAATTCGAAACGCTACAACTACTACTATTGCCCCGACTGGCACCATATCTATCATTGCAGGTACTTCTAGTGGCATAGAACCGGTGTTTGCAATAGCTATGACGCGAAATGTTATGGATAATACAGAACTGGTGGAAGTAAACCCTGTATTTAAAGAGGTTGCCATTGAAAGAGGATTTTATTCAGAAGAACTGATGCGAGAAATTGCTCGAAGGGGAAGTCTAAAAGACATAAAGGGTATACCAGAAGATGTTAAAAGAGTCTTTGTGATAGCTCATGATATTGACCCTGAGTGGCATGTTAAAATGCAAGCAGCTTTTCAAAAACATGTTGACAATGCAGTTTCTAAAACGGTGAACTTTAGAAATGAAGCTACAGTAGAGGATGTTAGAAGAACTTATCTTCTTGCCTATGAACTTGGTTGCAAAGGGGTTACTATATACAGAGATGGAAGTCGTGAATCGCAAGTATTGAATTTGGGCATAAAAGAGAAAAAAGAAGAAACAAAACCTAAAGAAGAGCAAACTAAAAATGAACCTTTAAGACCAAGGCCAAGACCTCCTGTGACAAGAGGAATAACTGAAAAAGTGAGAATAGGTTGTGGAAATCTTTATATAACAGTTAATTATGATGACCAAGGCATATGTGAGGTATTTACAAATCTTGGAAGAGCAGGTGGATGCCCTTCACAGTCAGAAGCTACAAGTAGGCTTATATCTATAGCATTGCGCTCAGGCATTGATGCGAAGACAATTGTAGAGCAATTAAAAGGTATAAGATGTCATTCTACTTTAAGGCAAATGGCTACAAACAAAGAAATAAAAGTGTTATCTTGCCCTGATGCTATTGGCAAGGTTATTGAGAAAGTGATGAAAATCCGGGTGGAAGAGGAGCAGCAATTTGCACCTATCGATGTACCTATATATGAAAATAATCATAATGGCGATGAAGATGATCCTAAAGAAGAAGTTGCATTGAGTGAAGCTGACTTATTAGACGAAGAAAAGTTTTGCCCTGAGTGTGGCAGCCCAATAGAGCATGAAGGCGGATGTGTGGTGTGTAAAAACTGTGGCTATTCTAAATGCGGTTGA
- a CDS encoding thioredoxin family protein — MRELFEKGITFEEFVRESEENIAKRIKERYEKTVLDEDLIVKIKFKDEINILAFAESWCPDSQVNVPIVAKIASYNKNFKLRILKREGNEEHMKPYYIDGKAKIPTFVFMNKDFKEIGHWIERPEIVKELAKSGEGEWKRDYLKGKYDKNIIEEIVNILSR; from the coding sequence TTGAGAGAATTGTTTGAAAAAGGAATAACTTTTGAGGAATTTGTAAGAGAATCGGAGGAGAACATTGCTAAAAGAATAAAAGAGAGATATGAAAAGACAGTCTTAGATGAAGACTTGATAGTGAAAATAAAATTTAAAGATGAGATAAATATTTTGGCATTTGCTGAGAGTTGGTGTCCTGATTCTCAAGTTAATGTGCCTATAGTTGCAAAAATCGCAAGTTATAATAAAAATTTTAAACTGAGAATTTTAAAAAGAGAAGGTAACGAAGAGCACATGAAACCTTATTATATAGATGGTAAAGCTAAAATACCCACTTTTGTATTTATGAATAAAGATTTTAAAGAAATTGGTCATTGGATTGAAAGACCTGAAATAGTAAAAGAACTTGCAAAAAGTGGAGAAGGAGAGTGGAAAAGAGATTATCTTAAAGGGAAATATGATAAAAACATAATTGAGGAAATTGTTAATATTTTGTCCCGGTAA
- a CDS encoding aspartate aminotransferase family protein, producing MYEVTKGKVKDDIPEYITLEEALTLNKNQVRENYKEYINSVFVSMLSMLQFDKLFVRAKGVSVWDNEGNEYYDFLGGYGALNLGHNPDEVIEAVEKVKYMPNILQAAIGNLPGVLAHNLAKVTPGNLKRSFFCNSGAEAVEGALKLAKIASGKQKIVYCQNSFHGKSMGALSVTGREKYQKYFKPLVPETVPIPFGDEKALEEALKGRDVAAFIVEPIQGEGGVIVPPEGYLKKVRELCTKYDAYLILDEVQTGFGRTGKMFACEHEGVVPDIMCLAKSLGGGVMPIGAYITTEEIWQKAYGTMEKALLHTSTFGGNTYACAAAIASIQAIIEKKLPDAAKEKGEYFLGRLKELKEKHPKLIKDVRGKGLLIGIEFNQPEGGLLDKISGGAISKLSSEYLGSLIAGELQNKHRIITAYTLNNPNVIRLEPPLIVTKEQIDKVVDALDEILTRNSSFLGITVSGAKTVLGSLFKRQ from the coding sequence ATGTATGAAGTAACAAAGGGGAAAGTGAAAGACGACATTCCAGAATATATCACTTTAGAAGAGGCACTTACTTTGAACAAAAATCAAGTCAGAGAAAATTACAAAGAATACATAAATTCAGTGTTTGTCTCTATGCTTTCAATGCTTCAGTTTGATAAACTTTTTGTAAGAGCTAAGGGAGTTTCAGTATGGGACAATGAAGGAAATGAGTATTATGATTTTTTAGGAGGATATGGTGCTTTAAATTTGGGGCATAACCCTGATGAAGTCATTGAAGCTGTAGAAAAAGTAAAATATATGCCTAATATATTGCAAGCGGCTATTGGAAATTTGCCAGGAGTTCTTGCTCATAATCTTGCAAAAGTGACACCAGGGAATCTTAAAAGGAGCTTTTTCTGTAACAGCGGAGCTGAAGCAGTAGAAGGAGCTTTAAAACTTGCTAAAATTGCTTCAGGGAAACAAAAAATAGTTTACTGCCAAAACTCTTTTCACGGCAAATCCATGGGTGCCCTTTCAGTGACGGGACGAGAAAAATATCAAAAGTATTTTAAACCACTTGTGCCGGAGACAGTTCCTATTCCATTTGGAGATGAAAAAGCTTTGGAGGAAGCTTTGAAAGGTAGAGATGTTGCTGCTTTTATAGTAGAGCCTATCCAAGGGGAAGGCGGAGTTATCGTTCCTCCTGAGGGATATTTGAAAAAGGTAAGAGAGCTCTGTACTAAGTATGATGCTTATTTGATTTTAGATGAGGTGCAAACTGGGTTTGGAAGAACAGGAAAAATGTTTGCATGTGAGCACGAAGGAGTAGTTCCAGACATAATGTGCCTTGCGAAGTCTTTAGGTGGAGGAGTTATGCCTATCGGTGCCTATATAACCACAGAGGAAATATGGCAAAAAGCTTATGGGACTATGGAAAAAGCTCTTTTACATACTTCTACTTTTGGCGGTAATACCTATGCTTGTGCAGCTGCGATTGCTTCAATACAAGCTATTATAGAGAAAAAGCTTCCTGATGCTGCAAAAGAAAAAGGTGAATACTTTTTAGGTCGACTGAAAGAATTAAAAGAAAAACATCCAAAACTTATAAAAGATGTTAGAGGAAAGGGGCTTTTAATAGGAATAGAGTTTAATCAACCAGAAGGTGGACTTCTTGACAAGATTTCTGGAGGAGCTATTTCAAAGCTTTCAAGTGAATACCTCGGCTCTTTAATTGCTGGAGAGCTTCAAAATAAACACAGAATTATAACGGCTTACACTTTGAATAACCCAAATGTAATAAGATTAGAGCCACCTTTAATTGTGACAAAAGAACAAATTGACAAAGTTGTAGATGCTTTAGATGAAATTCTCACAAGAAATAGTAGCTTCTTAGGGATTACTGTCTCGGGAGCAAAAACTGTTTTAGGATCGTTATTTAAAAGGCAGTAA
- a CDS encoding DUF896 domain-containing protein — MITKEMIDRINFLYHKSQTEGLTEEEKEEQKRLRQEYVKEIRERVKRELDSIKYAENSCNHCGHDHNHHHHHHRH, encoded by the coding sequence ATGATAACAAAAGAGATGATAGATAGAATAAATTTCCTTTATCACAAATCACAAACAGAAGGACTGACTGAAGAAGAGAAGGAAGAGCAGAAGAGGTTAAGGCAAGAATATGTTAAGGAAATACGGGAAAGGGTTAAAAGAGAGTTGGATAGTATTAAATATGCTGAAAATAGTTGCAACCATTGTGGACATGACCATAATCACCATCATCACCACCACAGACATTAA
- a CDS encoding DUF1614 domain-containing protein: MPLIWILSLILLFPFLIFTFFVQATTFSFAKLGLSPQMAVFVFSLSLIGSVINIPISRKKIIVHEEERYFSPFLFYYPPRVQEQVIAVNVGGAVVPVILSLYLLPRAPLLPTIIATIIVTIVAKALAKPVQGVGITLPAFIPPLVAAASAILLSPHNAAPVAYISGVLGTLIGADLLNLPHFKDLTSHAISIGGAGIFDGIFLVGVVAALLA; the protein is encoded by the coding sequence ATGCCTTTAATTTGGATACTTTCCCTAATATTGTTGTTTCCTTTTTTGATATTTACATTTTTTGTGCAGGCAACAACTTTTTCTTTTGCAAAATTGGGATTATCTCCCCAAATGGCAGTTTTTGTTTTTAGTTTATCTTTAATAGGAAGTGTGATCAACATTCCTATATCTCGAAAAAAAATTATTGTCCATGAAGAAGAGCGGTATTTTTCCCCATTCCTTTTTTACTATCCCCCACGAGTGCAAGAGCAAGTAATTGCAGTAAACGTAGGGGGAGCTGTAGTTCCCGTCATTCTCAGTTTGTACCTTTTGCCGAGGGCACCACTACTCCCAACTATAATAGCTACTATAATAGTTACAATTGTAGCAAAAGCACTAGCTAAACCTGTACAAGGAGTAGGCATTACCCTCCCTGCCTTTATACCGCCTCTTGTGGCAGCTGCCTCTGCAATTTTATTATCTCCCCACAATGCAGCACCTGTTGCATATATCTCGGGAGTTTTAGGCACATTAATTGGAGCAGACCTTTTAAATTTGCCTCACTTTAAAGATTTAACCTCTCATGCCATAAGTATAGGAGGCGCAGGTATATTTGATGGAATCTTTTTAGTAGGTGTAGTAGCCGCTTTATTAGCTTAA